Proteins encoded together in one Hylaeus volcanicus isolate JK05 chromosome 3, UHH_iyHylVolc1.0_haploid, whole genome shotgun sequence window:
- the LOC128873531 gene encoding cuticle protein 7-like — translation MVTKVVLVSLVALAAVQSGSAGHAHSFAHFHGPVEGPHHEVSWHGHHGHHVDYVAHPKYDFSYGVEDHHTGDYHGQKEHRDGKNVVGEYSLKEPGGNVRVVKYHADPHGGFFAHVHNSNGNNHEGGTYGGHGEHGYGHY, via the exons ATGGTAACGAAG GTCGTTTTAGTTTCCTTGGTCGCCCTCGCGGCAGTGCAGAGCGGATCGGCAGGACACGCTCACAGCTTCGCCCATTTCCATGGTCCCGTGGAAGGGCCACACCACGAAGTCTCCTGGCACGGACATCATGGACATCACGTTGACTACGTGGCTCACCCCAAGTACGACTTCTCCTACGGAGTCGAGGATCATCACACCGGCGACTACCACGGTCAGAAGGAGCACAGGGATG GCAAGAACGTGGTCGGTGAATACTCCCTCAAAGAACCAGGTGGCAACGTCAGGGTGGTTAAATACCATGCCGACCCCCATGGAGGATTTTTCGCTCACGTACACAATTCCAACGGTAACAATCACGAGGGTGGTACATACGGAGGACACGGAGAACACGGATATGGACATTACTAA
- the LOC128873703 gene encoding adult-specific cuticular protein ACP-22-like, with the protein MRFSLIEQTVHRRSSEGTNMALVERLILVALLSIVVTDAYPKALGGGHAHSFHHFTGPVEGHHEEVSWKDKHGHVHHDYKAHPKYKYSYGVDDKHTKDYHGQHEHRDGKEVEGEYHLHEPGGNIRVVKYHSDPHGGFFAEVHNHGGNDHSGGTYGGHKH; encoded by the exons ATGAGATTTTCGCTGATCGAGCAAACAGTCCATCGACGGTCCTCCGAGGGAACAAATATGGCGCTTGTAGAG AGACTGATCCTTGTTGCATTGCTTTCGATCGTGGTCACTGATGCTTATCCAAAAGCACTTGGAG GTGGACACGCGCATTCCTTTCACCATTTCACCGGACCAGTAGAAGGTCATCACGAAGAGGTCAGCTGGAAGGACAAGCACGGCCACGTTCACCACGATTACAAGGCTCACCCCAAGTACAAGTACTCCTACGGCGTGGATGATAAACACACGAAGGACTATCATGGACAGCATGAGCATCGCGACG GTAAAGAAGTCGAGGGAGAGTACCACCTTCACGAACCAGGCGGCAACATAAGAGTAGTGAAGTATCATTCGGATCCTCATGGCGGGTTCTTCGCCGAGGTCCACAACCATGGAGGAAACGATCACTCTGGTGGCACTTACGGTGGTCACAAACACTAA